A genomic region of Arachis stenosperma cultivar V10309 chromosome 9, arast.V10309.gnm1.PFL2, whole genome shotgun sequence contains the following coding sequences:
- the LOC130947958 gene encoding probable glutathione S-transferase, with the protein MEEGALNTKMEDLKLHGFWYSPFIMRVVWTLKLKGLPYENIEEDRYNKSPQLLEYNPVHKKIPVLVHGGKPICESMIIVQYIDELWPQNPLVPLDPYERAQAMFWVAYSEQMIPAQKEKDVEKALENFKVLEDHCLADKRKFFGGDKINIVDIAIGSLFAFFVTIEDIKQEKVLVAERFPLLHLWFDNFKNVSIIKENFPDREKMSATIKSIMERRRLASS; encoded by the exons ATGGAGGAGGGGGCATTAAACACAAAAATGGAAGATTTGAAGTTACATGGATTTTGGTATAGTCCCTTTATTATGAGAGTGGTATGGACTCTGAAGTTGAAGGGTCTACCATATGAAAACATTGAAGAAGATCGCTACAATAAGAGTCCTCAACTTCTAGAATACAACCCTGTGCATAAGAAGATTCCAGTGCTTGTTCATGGTGGAAAACCCATTTGTGAGTCCATGATCATTGTTCAATACATTGATGAGTTATGGCCGCAGAATCCATTGGTCCCTCTTGATCCCTATGAGAGAGCTCAAGCAATGTTTTGGGTTGCATATTCTGAACAAATG ATTCCTGCACAGAAAGAAAAGGACGTAGAGAAGGCCTTGGAAAATTTCAAAGTCCTTGAAGATCATTGCTTAGCTGATAAGAGGAAATTCTTCGGTGGAGACAAAATTAACATTGTGGACATAGCTATTGGATCACTCTTCGCATTTTTTGTCACTATAGAAGATATTAAACAAGAGAAGGTCCTAGTAGCTGAAAGGTTCCCTCTCTTACATTTATGGTTTGATAATTTCAAGAATGTTTCAATCATCAAAGAAAACTTCCCTGACAGGGAAAAAATGTCAGCTACCATAAAATCTATCATGGAGAGGAGGAGGTTGGCATCTTCCTAA